In Pseudomonas rhizosphaerae, one DNA window encodes the following:
- the glgA gene encoding glycogen synthase GlgA produces the protein MISAAVENHGERFNRQAAEPAHLQVPTPTSKALQMPSGVNKQKVLFVTSEIADLVKTGGLGDVSAALPRAMSQVHDVRVLIPGYPQVLNSDNPIHVVGELGGHAALPPCKIGRMDMPDGLVIYVLLCPELYERDGTPYGANNGRDWPDNHIRFARLGLAAADIAAGQGMVHWKPDLVHAHDWPAGLAPAYMHWRGLRTPTLFTIHNLAYQGVFSRGCCPELGVPSHAMQQDGMEFFGKLSFLKAGMAYANHITTVSATYAEEITTPEFGCGLEGFLSSKAQQGKLSGIPNGIDASWESATDPHLVCPFSLNDWEGKAVNAAHVRKLFEIDESEGPLFAVVSRLVYQKGLDLTEGVTQFIVENGGQVIIIGRGEPEEEQAMRELALRFPGRVGVRIGFNETDARRMFAGSDFLLMPSRYEPCGLSQMYAQRFGSLPVARNTGGLADTIEDGVTGFLFGESTIESYQAALARAFYVFSKPDLLNAMRCRAMTQPFNWSEAVEPYADLYKTLVQGSKRSATHQ, from the coding sequence ATGATCAGTGCCGCTGTCGAAAACCACGGAGAGCGTTTCAACAGGCAAGCGGCGGAACCCGCCCACTTGCAGGTTCCCACGCCTACCAGCAAAGCACTGCAGATGCCGTCTGGCGTCAACAAGCAAAAAGTTCTTTTCGTGACCTCGGAAATTGCCGACCTGGTCAAGACCGGTGGGCTGGGTGACGTGTCGGCTGCGCTGCCACGCGCCATGAGCCAGGTACACGACGTCCGTGTGCTCATTCCTGGTTATCCGCAAGTGCTCAACAGTGACAACCCGATTCATGTCGTCGGTGAGCTCGGCGGCCATGCCGCCCTGCCACCCTGCAAGATCGGGCGTATGGACATGCCCGACGGGCTGGTCATCTATGTGCTGCTGTGCCCCGAACTGTACGAACGCGACGGCACCCCCTACGGCGCCAACAACGGCCGCGACTGGCCGGACAACCATATTCGCTTCGCCCGCCTGGGCCTGGCCGCTGCGGACATCGCCGCAGGCCAGGGCATGGTCCACTGGAAGCCCGACCTGGTTCACGCCCACGACTGGCCTGCTGGCCTGGCGCCTGCCTACATGCATTGGCGCGGGCTGCGTACACCTACCCTGTTCACCATCCACAACCTGGCTTACCAGGGTGTGTTCAGCCGTGGTTGCTGCCCCGAGCTGGGCGTTCCCAGCCACGCGATGCAGCAGGATGGCATGGAGTTTTTTGGCAAGCTGTCGTTTCTCAAGGCCGGCATGGCCTACGCGAACCACATCACCACGGTGAGTGCGACCTACGCCGAAGAAATCACCACGCCGGAATTTGGTTGCGGTCTGGAAGGCTTTCTCAGCAGCAAGGCGCAACAAGGCAAACTCAGCGGCATTCCCAATGGCATCGACGCCAGCTGGGAATCGGCCACCGATCCGCACCTGGTGTGCCCGTTCAGCCTGAACGACTGGGAAGGCAAGGCGGTCAATGCCGCCCATGTACGCAAGCTGTTCGAAATCGACGAATCCGAGGGCCCGCTGTTCGCCGTCGTGTCCCGCTTGGTGTACCAGAAAGGCCTCGATCTCACCGAGGGTGTTACCCAGTTCATCGTGGAGAACGGTGGCCAGGTCATCATCATCGGTCGCGGTGAGCCTGAAGAAGAGCAAGCCATGCGCGAGCTGGCCCTGCGCTTCCCTGGCCGGGTGGGCGTACGCATCGGCTTCAACGAGACCGACGCACGGCGCATGTTCGCCGGCAGCGATTTCCTGCTGATGCCATCGCGCTACGAACCCTGCGGTCTGAGCCAGATGTATGCACAGCGTTTCGGTTCACTGCCGGTGGCCCGCAATACCGGTGGCCTGGCCGACACCATCGAAGACGGCGTGACCGGCTTCCTGTTCGGCGAATCCACCATCGAAAGCTACCAGGCTGCGTTGGCGCGCGCCTTCTATGTGTTCAGCAAGCCCGATCTGTTGAACGCCATGCGCTGCCGCGCCATGACTCAGCCATTCAACTGGAGCGAAGCGGTCGAGCCCTATGCCGACCTGTACAAGACGCTGGTGCAAGGCAGCAAGCGCTCGGCAACTCATCAATAA
- the gnd gene encoding phosphogluconate dehydrogenase (NAD(+)-dependent, decarboxylating), with product MQLGIIGLGRMGGNIARRLMRAGHQAVVFDRNQDSVHGLAGEGAVGAADLADLVSKMDTPRAVWVMLPAGAPTEATIAQLSELLEPDDVIIDGGNTFYKDDIRRARDLAARQLHYVDVGTSGGVWGLDRGYCMMIGGEREIFERLDPLFDCLAPGMGDIPRTRDRNSADDRAERGYIHAGPAGSGHFVKMIHNGIEYGMMQAFAEGFDILKTKSSSELPEDQRFDLNLADIAEVWRRGSVVSSWLLDLTADALASDQQLTQYSGVVSDSGEGRWTIDAAVEQAVPVPVLSSALFARFRSRQDATYGDKILSAMRFGFGGHVEVPK from the coding sequence ATGCAACTGGGAATCATTGGGCTGGGCCGCATGGGCGGTAACATCGCCAGAAGGCTGATGCGCGCTGGTCATCAAGCGGTGGTCTTCGATCGCAATCAGGATTCGGTGCATGGCCTGGCCGGTGAGGGCGCTGTCGGTGCCGCCGATCTCGCCGATCTGGTCAGCAAGATGGACACGCCGCGCGCGGTCTGGGTCATGCTCCCCGCCGGTGCGCCAACCGAGGCGACCATTGCTCAGCTCAGTGAGCTGCTCGAACCCGACGATGTGATCATCGATGGCGGCAATACCTTCTACAAGGACGACATTCGCCGTGCCCGCGACCTGGCTGCGCGCCAGTTGCACTACGTCGACGTCGGCACCTCCGGCGGCGTGTGGGGCCTGGACCGCGGCTATTGCATGATGATCGGCGGCGAGCGGGAGATCTTCGAGCGCCTTGACCCGTTGTTCGACTGCCTGGCGCCCGGCATGGGCGATATCCCGCGCACCCGCGACCGCAACAGCGCGGACGATCGTGCCGAGCGTGGCTACATCCACGCAGGCCCGGCCGGTTCCGGCCACTTCGTCAAGATGATCCACAACGGCATCGAGTACGGCATGATGCAGGCCTTCGCCGAAGGCTTCGACATCCTCAAGACCAAATCCAGCAGCGAGCTGCCCGAAGACCAGCGTTTCGACCTGAATCTGGCCGACATCGCCGAAGTCTGGCGTCGTGGCAGCGTGGTCTCGTCCTGGCTGCTCGACCTCACGGCCGATGCCTTGGCCAGCGACCAGCAGCTGACCCAGTACTCCGGTGTGGTCTCCGATAGCGGTGAAGGCCGCTGGACCATCGACGCTGCCGTCGAGCAGGCGGTACCGGTGCCGGTATTGTCCAGCGCACTGTTTGCCCGCTTCCGCTCCCGTCAGGACGCCACCTACGGCGACAAGATCCTCTCGGCGATGCGCTTCGGCTTCGGCGGCCACGTCGAGGTTCCCAAATGA
- the zwf gene encoding glucose-6-phosphate dehydrogenase, protein MSRATSKVDAAPPSTLFLFGAHGDLVKRLLMPALYNLSRDGLLDNGLHIVGVDHNEVSDADFAAKLEAFIIEQARAKGVDEPEKVLDPALWAKLRKRISYISGDFLDDATYQAIAERIEVNGTGNAMFYLATSPRFFSEVAQRLGSSGLLKEQPDAFRRVVIEKPFGHDLASAEALNACLLGVMSEKQIYRIDHYLGKETVQNILVSRFSNGIFEAFWNNHYIDHVQITAAETVGVETRGNFYDQTGALRDMVPNHLFQLLAMIAMEPPAAFGADAVRGEKAKVIGAIRPWSKADALKNSVRGQYTAGQGDKPGYREEPKVDPQSTTETYVALKVMVDNWRWVGVPFYLRTGKRMSVRDTEIAICFKPAPYAQFRDTEVDRLKSNYLKIQIQPDEGMWFDLQAKRPGPAMELENVKLGFAYKDFFQMQPSTGYETLIYDCLIGDQTLFQRADNIENGWRAVQPFLDAWREGGSIATYAAGEDGPEAADELLARDGHHWHRLG, encoded by the coding sequence ATGAGTAGAGCGACCTCGAAAGTAGATGCCGCTCCACCGTCAACACTGTTCCTGTTCGGCGCCCATGGCGACCTTGTCAAACGCTTGCTGATGCCGGCCTTGTACAACCTGAGCCGGGACGGACTGCTGGACAACGGCCTGCACATCGTCGGGGTCGACCATAACGAAGTCAGCGATGCGGACTTCGCCGCCAAGCTCGAAGCGTTCATCATCGAGCAGGCCCGTGCCAAGGGTGTGGACGAGCCGGAAAAAGTGCTCGATCCCGCGCTTTGGGCCAAGTTGCGCAAGCGCATCAGCTACATTTCCGGAGACTTCCTCGACGATGCCACCTACCAGGCCATCGCCGAGCGTATCGAGGTCAACGGTACCGGCAATGCAATGTTCTACCTGGCCACTTCGCCGCGCTTCTTCAGTGAAGTGGCGCAGCGGCTGGGCAGCAGCGGGTTGCTCAAGGAGCAGCCCGACGCCTTCCGCCGTGTGGTGATCGAAAAACCTTTCGGTCACGACCTGGCCTCCGCCGAAGCGCTCAACGCCTGCCTCTTGGGCGTGATGAGCGAGAAGCAGATCTACCGCATCGACCATTACCTGGGCAAGGAGACGGTGCAGAACATTCTGGTCAGCCGTTTCTCCAACGGGATCTTCGAGGCGTTCTGGAACAACCACTACATCGACCACGTGCAGATCACCGCCGCCGAAACGGTGGGGGTCGAGACGCGTGGCAACTTCTATGACCAGACCGGCGCTTTGCGCGACATGGTGCCCAATCACCTGTTCCAGCTGCTGGCCATGATCGCCATGGAACCGCCTGCGGCGTTCGGCGCGGACGCGGTTCGCGGCGAGAAGGCCAAGGTCATCGGTGCCATCCGCCCCTGGTCCAAGGCCGATGCCCTGAAGAATTCGGTGCGCGGCCAATACACCGCAGGGCAGGGCGACAAGCCTGGCTATCGCGAAGAACCCAAGGTCGACCCGCAGAGCACTACCGAAACCTACGTGGCGCTCAAGGTGATGGTCGACAATTGGCGTTGGGTCGGTGTGCCGTTCTACCTGCGTACCGGCAAGCGCATGAGCGTGCGCGACACCGAGATCGCCATCTGCTTCAAGCCGGCGCCCTACGCGCAGTTCCGTGACACCGAAGTGGACCGGCTCAAGTCCAACTACCTGAAGATCCAGATCCAGCCCGACGAGGGCATGTGGTTCGACCTGCAGGCCAAGCGTCCCGGGCCGGCCATGGAACTGGAAAACGTCAAGCTGGGCTTCGCCTACAAGGACTTCTTTCAGATGCAGCCGTCCACGGGTTATGAAACCCTGATCTACGATTGCCTGATCGGCGACCAGACCCTGTTCCAGCGGGCCGACAACATCGAGAACGGCTGGCGCGCCGTGCAACCATTCCTCGATGCCTGGCGCGAAGGTGGCAGCATCGCCACCTACGCAGCGGGTGAGGACGGCCCGGAAGCGGCCGACGAGCTGTTGGCGCGCGATGGTCATCACTGGCATCGGCTCGGATGA
- the treZ gene encoding malto-oligosyltrehalose trehalohydrolase, translating into MPSRKTETWSHGAVMQDSGLTHFALWAPDAFSVGLQIADDASLPMVARNDGWFTLEHKCPAGTAYRFDIDGELAVPDPASRAQQQDVHSPSVVVDPLAYEWQNTRWLGRPWSQAVIYELHVGALGGYAGVESHLARLAGLGVTAIELMPIAEFPGERNWGYDGVLPYAPEASYGTPEQLKHLIDCAHGHGLMVILDVVYNHFGPDGNYLGRYAKGFFRHDKKTPWGDAIDFRRDEVRSFFIDNAAMWLLEYRFDGLRFDAVHAIQDPTFLQEMAATLRKQVGADRHVWLMLENEHNQAHLLEQGYDAQWNDDGHNVLHALLTGESEAYYADFSEQSTEKLARCLSQGFIYQGDTNQKGESRGEPSGHLPPSAFVLFLQNHDQIGNRAMGERLNLLCSEPALRAATVLLLLSPMIPMLFMGDEWAADEPFLFFTDHHGELAEAVREGRRAEFAAFDSFANEATRAKIPDPNAASTFESSCPNFAEFEFRKDGAWVQLYRQLLALRSAEIVPRLDGAQSLGAHVLAEKAVTAKWRMSDGSVLRIDLNLSEATVPVQVPTEHLLFDSRPHGDKAALSQGLPALTALVSLTPAGAAEKPA; encoded by the coding sequence ATGCCTTCACGGAAAACTGAAACCTGGTCCCACGGTGCGGTAATGCAGGACTCCGGGCTCACCCACTTTGCACTATGGGCCCCGGACGCTTTTTCGGTTGGGTTGCAGATCGCTGACGACGCGTCTCTGCCGATGGTCGCTCGCAACGATGGCTGGTTCACGTTGGAGCACAAGTGCCCAGCGGGCACGGCCTACCGTTTCGATATCGATGGCGAACTGGCCGTGCCGGACCCCGCGTCCCGCGCTCAGCAGCAGGACGTGCATTCGCCAAGCGTAGTGGTCGATCCGCTGGCCTACGAGTGGCAGAACACCCGTTGGCTGGGCCGTCCCTGGTCCCAGGCCGTTATCTATGAACTGCACGTTGGTGCTCTGGGCGGCTACGCGGGTGTCGAATCCCATCTGGCCCGCTTGGCTGGCCTGGGCGTCACGGCCATCGAGCTGATGCCGATCGCCGAGTTCCCCGGTGAGCGCAACTGGGGCTATGACGGTGTCCTGCCTTATGCCCCTGAAGCGTCCTATGGCACGCCCGAGCAGCTCAAGCACCTGATCGACTGCGCCCACGGTCATGGCCTGATGGTGATCCTCGACGTGGTCTACAACCACTTCGGCCCGGACGGTAACTACCTTGGCCGCTACGCCAAGGGTTTCTTCCGTCACGACAAGAAAACCCCTTGGGGCGACGCGATCGACTTCCGCCGCGATGAAGTGCGCAGCTTCTTCATCGACAACGCAGCAATGTGGTTGCTCGAGTACCGCTTCGACGGCCTGCGTTTCGACGCCGTGCATGCGATTCAGGATCCGACGTTCTTGCAAGAGATGGCTGCCACTCTGCGCAAGCAGGTCGGTGCCGATCGGCACGTATGGCTGATGCTTGAGAACGAGCACAACCAGGCTCACCTGCTCGAGCAGGGCTACGATGCCCAGTGGAACGACGATGGCCACAACGTCCTGCACGCGCTGCTGACCGGTGAAAGCGAAGCGTACTACGCCGACTTCAGTGAACAGTCCACCGAAAAACTGGCGCGTTGCCTCAGCCAGGGCTTCATCTATCAGGGCGATACTAACCAGAAAGGCGAATCGCGCGGTGAGCCGAGCGGTCATTTGCCGCCCAGCGCGTTCGTGCTGTTCCTGCAGAATCACGACCAGATCGGCAACCGCGCCATGGGCGAGCGTCTGAATCTGCTGTGTAGCGAGCCGGCGCTGCGGGCTGCGACGGTGTTGCTGTTGCTGTCGCCAATGATCCCGATGCTGTTCATGGGCGATGAGTGGGCCGCTGACGAGCCCTTCCTGTTCTTCACCGACCATCACGGTGAGCTGGCCGAAGCGGTTCGTGAAGGCCGTCGAGCTGAATTTGCCGCCTTCGACTCGTTTGCCAACGAAGCGACCCGCGCCAAGATTCCCGACCCGAATGCGGCAAGCACGTTCGAATCGTCATGCCCAAATTTTGCTGAGTTCGAGTTCCGCAAGGACGGTGCCTGGGTGCAGCTGTATCGCCAACTGTTGGCCTTGCGCAGCGCCGAAATCGTACCGCGCCTCGATGGCGCCCAGTCGTTGGGTGCTCATGTGCTGGCGGAAAAGGCGGTAACGGCCAAGTGGCGCATGAGCGACGGCAGTGTCCTGCGCATCGACTTGAACCTGAGCGAGGCCACGGTGCCCGTTCAAGTGCCTACCGAGCACCTGTTGTTCGACAGTCGTCCACACGGTGACAAAGCAGCTCTGAGCCAAGGATTGCCTGCCCTGACCGCTCTGGTCAGCCTGACCCCGGCAGGTGCTGCGGAGAAACCGGCATGA
- the malQ gene encoding 4-alpha-glucanotransferase, protein MSEAKLHELAEQAGIAVDWTDANGKPQTVSDSVLRKVLRGLGHPADTAEELEESLDAVGKAAQSHRLPPLLTVEHGQPLDLGKFFEPGTACEVQLEDGSTLSISLDKHAALPGLLPVGYQDVHIQQQHFTLAVAPQRCYSVADAYGQETAHAWGLGVQLYAVRRSGDGGFGDTQALETLVRSAGERGADALAISPMHAMSSSDNTRYSPYSPSSRLFLNSLYAAPAAVLGEDTVRTAIEDSGLSETLQSLEALPLVDWPAAAGAKQRLMRALYDNFRQTEHALNGDFSAFRHAGGEALENHCRYEALQADFKARGESLDWRQWPQQWHDPRGSAVAEFAEAQAEEIAFHAFCQWLIDRCLAKVQKSARDSGMKIGLIADLAVGADGAGSQAWSRQDELLADLTVGAPPDILNRSGQSWGISAFSPEGLKRNGFRAFIEMLRANFAHAGGLRIDHIMGLQRLWLIPADAKPGEGAYLQFPIDDMLRLLALESHRHQAVVLGEDLGTVPDGLREKLAAKQMLGMRVLLFEQNDGEFTDHQAWPDNALATSTTHDLPTLNGWWHGRDIDWNRDLELIDEPTEKQWRVTREHERRALRKVLSPELQHSESEGIEDIDAIIDASTRFLGLTPAPLVLLPIDDALGIEEQANLPGTIDSHPNWRRRYSAHAQNLLDDEDAARRLELLACARQQASERYR, encoded by the coding sequence ATGAGTGAAGCAAAACTGCACGAGCTTGCCGAGCAGGCCGGTATTGCCGTCGATTGGACCGATGCCAACGGCAAGCCGCAGACGGTATCCGACAGCGTCTTGCGCAAAGTGCTGCGCGGCCTCGGCCACCCGGCCGACACGGCCGAAGAGCTTGAAGAAAGCCTGGACGCCGTGGGCAAGGCGGCGCAGTCCCATCGCCTGCCCCCGTTGCTGACGGTCGAGCACGGTCAGCCGCTGGATCTTGGCAAGTTCTTCGAGCCCGGCACGGCCTGCGAGGTCCAGCTGGAGGACGGCAGTACGCTGTCCATCAGCCTGGACAAGCACGCAGCCTTGCCCGGCCTCTTGCCCGTGGGCTATCAGGACGTGCACATTCAGCAACAGCACTTCACCTTGGCCGTGGCGCCGCAACGTTGCTACAGCGTGGCAGATGCCTATGGCCAGGAAACCGCCCATGCCTGGGGGTTGGGCGTCCAGTTGTACGCGGTGCGCCGCAGCGGCGACGGCGGTTTCGGCGATACCCAGGCCCTGGAAACGCTGGTGCGCAGCGCCGGCGAGCGCGGTGCCGATGCATTGGCCATCAGCCCGATGCATGCCATGAGCAGCAGTGACAACACGCGCTACAGTCCCTATTCGCCGTCGAGCCGGCTTTTCCTCAACAGCTTGTACGCAGCACCTGCCGCGGTACTGGGTGAAGATACCGTACGCACGGCCATCGAGGATTCGGGGCTGAGCGAGACCCTGCAATCGCTGGAAGCGCTGCCCCTGGTCGACTGGCCCGCTGCTGCTGGCGCCAAGCAGCGCCTGATGCGTGCGCTGTACGACAACTTTCGTCAGACCGAACATGCACTCAATGGGGATTTCAGCGCATTCCGCCACGCCGGTGGGGAAGCCCTGGAAAACCACTGCCGCTACGAAGCCCTGCAGGCAGACTTCAAGGCCCGTGGTGAGAGCCTGGACTGGCGCCAATGGCCCCAGCAATGGCACGACCCGCGCGGCAGCGCCGTCGCCGAGTTCGCCGAAGCCCAGGCAGAAGAGATCGCCTTTCATGCATTCTGCCAGTGGCTGATCGACCGGTGCCTGGCCAAGGTGCAGAAATCGGCGCGTGACAGCGGCATGAAAATCGGCCTGATCGCCGACCTCGCGGTGGGCGCCGACGGTGCCGGCAGCCAGGCCTGGAGTCGCCAGGACGAATTGCTCGCCGACCTGACCGTGGGCGCGCCACCGGACATCCTCAACCGCTCGGGGCAGAGCTGGGGCATCTCGGCATTCTCCCCCGAGGGCTTGAAGCGCAACGGCTTTCGGGCATTCATTGAAATGCTGCGGGCCAACTTCGCTCACGCCGGTGGCCTGCGTATCGACCACATCATGGGCCTGCAACGCCTGTGGCTGATTCCAGCCGATGCCAAGCCTGGCGAAGGCGCCTACCTGCAGTTCCCCATCGACGACATGCTGCGCCTGCTCGCCCTTGAATCCCATCGCCACCAGGCAGTGGTGCTCGGCGAAGACCTTGGCACAGTGCCCGATGGACTGCGCGAGAAACTGGCGGCCAAGCAGATGCTCGGTATGCGCGTATTGCTGTTCGAGCAGAACGACGGGGAATTTACCGACCATCAAGCGTGGCCGGACAACGCCCTTGCGACTTCCACCACCCACGACCTGCCAACCCTCAACGGCTGGTGGCATGGGCGCGACATCGACTGGAATCGCGACCTGGAGCTGATCGACGAGCCGACCGAGAAACAGTGGCGTGTGACCCGTGAGCACGAACGTCGCGCACTTCGCAAGGTGCTCTCCCCCGAATTGCAACACAGCGAGAGTGAAGGCATCGAGGATATCGACGCCATCATCGACGCAAGCACGCGTTTCCTTGGCCTGACCCCTGCCCCGCTGGTGTTGCTGCCCATCGACGATGCCCTGGGCATCGAAGAGCAGGCCAACCTGCCGGGCACCATAGACAGCCATCCCAATTGGCGCCGTCGCTACAGCGCCCATGCCCAGAATCTTCTCGACGATGAAGACGCTGCCAGACGCCTAGAGCTGCTGGCCTGCGCCCGCCAACAAGCCAGTGAGCGTTACCGATGA
- a CDS encoding Cof-type HAD-IIB family hydrolase encodes MSSASNHLIQFVLSDMDGTLLMPDHSLSPAVIEAVAQLRAAGVQFTLASSRPPRAMRQQIQTLGIDLPTAAFNGGVLINADGSELQSHWVDREAVDICLALFAEHELDVWVFADDQWLARDREAHYFAKELHALGYEPLIVDDFAPYLDRVHKMVATSADFPLLIDLEQQLQGPLHGKAIAARSQQYYLDITAVLANKGEALATLAGRLGIDLANTAVLGDGGNDVAMFKRAGFSVAMGQGEQVVRDQADAVTASNAADGVAQAIHELILPRAQR; translated from the coding sequence ATGAGTAGCGCCTCGAATCACCTCATCCAATTCGTCCTCAGCGACATGGACGGTACCCTGTTGATGCCCGACCACAGCTTGAGTCCTGCGGTCATCGAGGCGGTTGCGCAACTTCGCGCGGCCGGGGTTCAGTTCACCCTGGCCAGCAGTCGTCCGCCGCGAGCCATGCGTCAGCAGATCCAGACCCTGGGCATCGATCTGCCGACCGCCGCGTTCAACGGCGGTGTGCTGATCAATGCCGATGGCAGCGAACTGCAATCCCACTGGGTCGACCGCGAGGCCGTCGACATCTGCCTGGCGTTGTTTGCCGAACACGAGCTGGACGTCTGGGTATTCGCCGACGATCAATGGCTCGCTCGTGACCGTGAAGCTCACTATTTTGCGAAAGAATTGCACGCGCTGGGCTATGAACCGCTGATCGTCGATGACTTTGCCCCGTATCTGGATCGCGTGCACAAGATGGTCGCCACGTCCGCCGACTTCCCATTGCTGATCGATCTCGAACAGCAGCTACAAGGGCCGTTGCATGGCAAGGCCATCGCGGCCCGCTCGCAGCAGTACTACCTGGACATCACCGCAGTGCTGGCCAACAAGGGTGAAGCGTTGGCGACCCTGGCCGGTCGCCTGGGCATCGATCTGGCCAACACGGCGGTGCTGGGCGACGGTGGCAACGACGTGGCGATGTTCAAACGTGCGGGGTTTTCCGTGGCCATGGGCCAGGGCGAGCAGGTCGTGCGCGACCAGGCCGACGCGGTCACCGCCAGCAATGCGGCGGATGGGGTGGCTCAGGCCATTCACGAGCTGATCCTGCCGCGCGCACAACGTTGA